CTTATTTTTCAGTTCAACGTTACTGAGAACGCAAAGCAgatgcaacaaaaacaaattgacTTGAGACCTGAAAAGGATGTAAGCCAACCTTGCCCGATGCATTTCGGATCGGAGATACATGTAGCAGATCAGGGAACGCGAGCCCATCTTTCCTGATAGAAAACATAAGCAATAAGACTTTTGTTGAGTTCTTTACAGAACCTGTTGGCTACTAATCAAGATATTCTGAGAATGTGCACCTGTAGTTCAGTAGATGCACTGTGCAAGCCTGCTCACAGCAAATGTTCCGATTGATCTGTACATCCAATTGCAAATAGGAATTGGATAAGCAAGCATAGATAGAGAAAAACAATCAGAAAAAGTATGAAATCCAGGTTCGCACCTCCTCTAAAACCTCCAGACTGGTTCCTGGACCATTTAAGAATCTGCAGTTACAGCCCAATATTTCTTCTCTCGAGTAACCTGAACGAGCAAATATTTCTTTTTAGAATAGCAGAAGTCTTGCCTATAAGCGATCTTTTCAAGGTAAGCATTTCATAGAGCTAGCAACATCAAGAGTTCAGCATTGAAGAGTTTCATGCACCGAACCAGTTCACCCAAAAGCTTAAGCTGATGGAGAAAGGAGAGCAATTCACTTACACTTCAACAACCATCACCAGGATTCAGCGTGTTGCTGTGAGCTAAATATGTTTTTCATATAAAAGGAAGAGGTTTTCTTTGCATCTCTAACTTAATTTTACAAGGTGATCAAATGCAACCCATAGTAATCACGCCCACATTAGCCGCAGATCACATCAGGATTCAGTCTGTTGCATTTGAGCTCATTTGTGCTTATTTACATGAGACCGTCCCAACAGACATGCAAAAAACAACAGTGTCGGCTTATCCCTATATTATAAGGTCTCACAAATTTGGGTCAAGAGGTTTAAAGGCATCATACTAGAAAGTGCAaaaataagtactccctccttccaacaaaagatgtcttaaagtttgttaaaatttggatgtatctagacatgacttagtgtatagatgtattcaaatttagttaaagttgagacatcctttgttggacggagggagtagtaaaaaaTTGTTGCACATCACATATTTTCCCTTAACTGGAGGCCAATCCATTGCATAATAAAAGCTGCTTTTTACGAAGGAATACTTGATAGAAGTTCATAGAATGCACACTGTGATATTAATACATTCACACAGTTTACCTGTTAATGATAGAAAAGCATCACTAGCATAGACTACAGGCATGTCAGGCAAATGGCGGTCAGTCCTGTGACATTTGAAAAATCAAAGCGCACTTGGTTAATAAACAGGCATGAGTTATATAAATAATATTTTGAACACCAAAAAACAAGCTAAGACAACCAAATGAATGAACAGGATTGTACAAAAAAACTCACAATACAAAGCTTTGTTTGATTCTACCGAGAGAGAGATTTAAGGAAGAGCTGAGTGCTGGGATACCAGCAGAATCACATCTCTTTCCACAAACCACCAAACCAGTTAGTTTGCTATAGCGATTCAGTGCAGAAAAGATGCTGTTAGCTGTGCTCAGAGCCTTCTCTTTGTCACAACCGCTAGCCACACGCGGTTCCCCAGCTTCCAACCCTGCAACAGCAAGCTAGCAACAACATATTTAGAACTTCTGCTCTCTTTACTGCCTGTTTAATGCTtttgtgtgtgagagagaagCATAATTTGAAAATGCCAGGTCAACTGAAAGCCCCAAATAAAATTTGCAGAAGACAACAATCTGCAAGACTAGATTTATGGTGCATTGTTTGGCTACCTAAACTGAATGTCCATTTAGGACTTAGGAGAACTAGCCGGATTTCCGGCACAATTGCATGGCCAGACAGTACAATACGTATGCACACATTTGAAAGAGTTGTATTTAACATGCAATTCAAAACCTTAGCATTGAAAGTCTTGGTGTTATTTCTTACACATGCATAGCAGCTGTAGTATGCATCAGGTTTGTCTGCCCCATGGACTCACACAAATAAGTAATGCAGATCTCTTACTTTTCAATTATTAATGTGGGAACTCCATCCTCCAAGGAAACATGGATTCTTCTATTAAAATTGCTATGATAATACAGTCTGTCCCATCTCTGATATACAAGATCCAACATCAtgtatacttcctccgtccagaAAAGGATGTCTgaaatttgtctaaatttggatgtatctagacactaaaacatgtctagatacatccatattttgaaaattttgtgaCATCCTttttaggacggagggagtacaacatttacacacacacacacacacagacagaAAATATCAACTCAAACAAGATCTTTTACCTACATCTGGTTGTCTCCAGACCTGGAAATGGTAAAAGAAACAAGAGTAGTGTAAccatttattaaaaaaaaagagaaaaaatgtTCTCAAACTTGGAACTAAGGCAAGAACAACTCAAAACAGGGCCATATTACTGAGCAATCTTAAATTAATAATTATCACATACTTATTTGTTTGTCCACACTTAAGAATAAGACAATTCAGCAGGACTATAATTACCATATTACTAGGATctagaagagaaaaaaatcgAACAGGGCCGTTCATGAGGAATCTGATGCATATCATGTTTACAACATACTCCCTGAATGATAAAGATATCAACATCTAGGATACCAAATAAAGACCAAGCAAACATATTTCAAGTTGCATCAATTGGTATGGATTTGATATTGCAGCTGAAAACTAGCATGCCCTCCTTTAGTACATTTCGTATCAAGGCACAGTCGAGCATTCAGAGCAATAAACTCAATCAGGGCCCTGAACTCAACAAAGCTCAGTTGCAAGTAATGGTTGATCCGCTGATCACTGCCTATCCTGGAGCAATTTACAGCCAAACAGGAGCAATGGGTTTTAATAAATTAACACGGTCAATCAAACTGACCTCTCTTATCGATATCAACAAACGCCTCCCCTGCGTGGCTCGCGCaaggcagctcctcctccaccct
The Brachypodium distachyon strain Bd21 chromosome 2, Brachypodium_distachyon_v3.0, whole genome shotgun sequence genome window above contains:
- the LOC100841617 gene encoding protein TWIN LOV 1 isoform X5 — its product is MESSGGAPPAEERRLLAASLTARYSDWVLEELDELPGSFLLTDPAMSGHPIVYASRGLASLTGYRPRDVLGRNARLFQGAATDRAAVAGVRDAVRCQRAHQVAILNYRRDGAPHWVLLHVAPVFHAHDGRVLHFLAVQVPIAAAPRRRAAPCRRPPVFAACREEARVEEELPCASHAGEAFVDIDKRGLETTRWLEAGEPRVASGCDKEKALSTANSIFSALNRYSKLTGLVVCGKRCDSAGIPALSSSLNLSLGRIKQSFVLTDRHLPDMPVVYASDAFLSLTGYSREEILGCNCRFLNGPGTSLEVLEEINRNICCEQACTVHLLNYRWARVP